Within the Eucalyptus grandis isolate ANBG69807.140 chromosome 1, ASM1654582v1, whole genome shotgun sequence genome, the region GTTTCGAAGACGCAATAGTTGGCTGGGACGTATGTCATAGATAGTGTGACCAATTAGGCCCTGTATggtaatgttcttttttcttgtttatgaacaaaaattttatttttttgtttccgggaacaaaaaaagaacagaaatgcgtttgtttgcgtttttgttcaaaatatgtttttttgttttcctaacaaaattggaacaaaattggaacaaaattggaacgaaaatgagaaaaaaattatttttttttaaaacacttttgaagaacattttttctctctctctttcttcttcttctttttcttcttcttcttttctttggccagcgatgccgtcgagggtcggcgacctcgctggAGTGTCGctggccctcggcgaggccgagcgttgtcggatctgggcaaggccaagctcgcccggccaatgtgaggccgagcctcgctagggtcggcgacgctcggcctcgtcggatttgggcgagctcgagctcgcccggccaaggcgagcccgagcctcgccgtggccgggcgaggctgccagcttcccgtcggccggtcgccggaggcctatgactggccaaaagaaaaaaaaaaaaaaaaaaaaaaaggaaaaaaaattaaaaaattaaaaaaaaaaaaacaaaaaaaaagaatataaatttaccaaacgtgtttattcattttttatttcctaataAGTTTTTACCAATGcgttttttggtaaaaaattattccccgaaTGTAAATAGAGTTAcatggaataatttttaaacgaaacgttatcaaacgcacccttaattgTTTCATAGCAACCGTGCGATAGACACaccaaattcttcaaattgtttgtagcaaactttcattttttttttctttcttgatcgAAGCTAGAGGCCCTTTACTTATTCTAGTCCATTCATCAAAGCATGCATCGATTAAATTCTGACTACATGAAATTGGAGTagtcatttcttcttctctcactcagtatttttctttgcctttacttttcttttcgattATTATACCGCGAATGCATCATTTCTTCACATAACTTCGGAAGTTATAATGTGAAGAGATCTTAAGATATGATATCACTAAGCATAAGTTAAATGCCAATCAAGTCCAAAGACAATTTTCGACATTCTGTACTTGCAtaagaaaatgaacaagaaaaataacgaaaaaaaaagagaaaacataagaGAAAATACAGAGCACCAGAAATTCCACACCCCTACTCCATCCTCCTCACTCGATCGGAATCATGACCTCGTTGGTCCTCAACGGAGGCACCGTCCACGGCGGATTGTACCTGGCCAGCACGAACTCCCCCGCCACCTTATGCCCGTCCCTCTCCAGCCACTCCCTCAGCCTCTCCGCCTTCTCCGTCGCCACCCCCTCCGTCGCCACCCCGCCGAACCTCACCACCCCGTActtcctcccctcctcctccctcacCACCACCCTCTCGTCCAGCGGCTTCGGCGCCTCCTCCGCGCTCCCGTACTTCGCCGGCAGCACGAACCGCATCGtcaccgcctcctcctcctccccgccgccgccgccgcccccgggCGGCCCCTGGGTGATCACCGGGGCCGTCATGGCGATCTTCTCGCTCTTGGTGATCACCGGGGCGGTCATGGCGATCTTCTCGGGCTTGGCGTTCTTGGGGTTCCCCAGGGCGCCGATGTAGTCGGCGAGGACTCTGAAGCCCCCGTCGCGGCTGCCGTCGAGCTGGGAGGGGGTGTAGGTGACCTCGGCGACGACGGCGGGGGCGTAGTGGCGGATCTCGTACTCGGCGGAGGAGCTGAGGACCTGGTATTTCGGGGTCTCGACGGAGATCCTGCCGAGAACCGAGCCCATCCTGGGAATCTTAGCGAGAGTTTGAATGGACGCGATGCAGGGATcgagaagatgaaggagattTATATAAGATTCTGGGGGTGTTTTCAGTGAAGGGAGTTTTTTGCTTGGAGAAGGGGATTGGAGGGTTTTGTATAAGGAAGGAGACGAACGGAGGGGGGTGGTCGTGGTGATTGCGGCCTGTGTTCTTCCACGACATCGCCCTATCGAGGGTTGGAGAGGAAACTATTtggaattttcacttttttccaaataagaatGGTTGACGCTATTTTATTCTCTCAAATAGTTTTAACCAcataatattacgaaaaatcgtaaaaaaactccaaactgatgtatttataatcaatttattatccattaatttttcgttaaattggattaatatcatgaataattataaattaatacacttatgataaattgatgataaaatctcaaattgataaatCCTTCAACTGCACATAtcatttaattttgtaatttgatggtaaaatttaacgaaaattagcggagagtaaatttatcatagatatttTAGTTTGGAGAGTTTTTAGTGattgaaaaattagtttaaagtaaatttatcataaatgtaccagcttgaaatttt harbors:
- the LOC104433103 gene encoding heme-binding-like protein At3g10130, chloroplastic gives rise to the protein MGSVLGRISVETPKYQVLSSSAEYEIRHYAPAVVAEVTYTPSQLDGSRDGGFRVLADYIGALGNPKNAKPEKIAMTAPVITKSEKIAMTAPVITQGPPGGGGGGGEEEEAVTMRFVLPAKYGSAEEAPKPLDERVVVREEEGRKYGVVRFGGVATEGVATEKAERLREWLERDGHKVAGEFVLARYNPPWTVPPLRTNEVMIPIE